Genomic window (Salinibacterium sp. M195):
TAGCCGTTCATCATCTGGCCATAGCGGAGCACATCAGGGCCGCCAATGTCGAAGCTGCGATTTAGGTCTTCGTCTAGAGCCAGCGCCGAGACAAGGTAGTAAAGAACATCACGCACCGCGATGGGCTGAATGAAATTGCGCACCCATTGGGGTGCAGGCATATAGGGCAGCACTTCGGTGAGGTGGCGGATCATCTCGAACGATGCCGAACCAGAGCCGATGACGACACCGGCATTGAAAGCGATAGTCGGCACCCCAGAATCGAGAAGAATGCGCCCCACCTCGGCACGGCTGCGTAGGTGACGACTGAGTTCACTGACGTCTCCTTCAGGGTGGAGACCACCCAAATAGACGATGCGCGAAACACCGGCCTGCTTTGCCGCCTTCGCGAGGTTCGTGGCTGATGCCCGCTCGGCCTTCTCGAAATCGCCCTTAGCCCCCATCGCGTGCACCAGATAGTAGAGAGCGTCAATCCCGACGACCGCATCGCTGAGCGTCGCCGCCTGAGTGAGATCACCGACAACCGTCTCAACATCATCGCGCCAGGGCACGTCCCGAAGCTTGCGCGGGTTGCGCACAAGAACACGGACGGTATGCCCCGCGTCGATCAGCCGAGGTACCAGTCGGCCACCCAAATATCCTGTTGCTCCAGTGACAAGAACGCGCATGACACGAGATTAGACAGCGGAACTGGGAAGCAGCACAAACGTCCGGTGGCGGCAGTGAGGCCGCCGTCGAGTGACCCTCAGCTCACCGTCGAGTTCGCCAGCGCCAGACGGCAAATCCTGCGGCCGCCCCCAGCAGCAGAATGCCGCAGAAGACAGACGTAATCAGCCAGCTCGGAGCCGAAGATTTGCTGTAGGCACTCGCCAGAATCGCGGAAGGCGACAGCGTAGACGGTGATCCGGTTTCGGCGTTTTCTGAATTTCTGGCAGAGGAGGAAGACGGTGCCAGCGTCGCACCGGGCGCTGCCTCGGCATGGCCGCTCGCCACCGGGGTCGCCGTTGCCGTGGGCGCCGGCGCCGTGGTTGCTGATGTTTCGGGAGCCGGGGCGGGAGCCTCTTCGGCGGCGGGGGCTTGTGCTGCTACGGGAGCCGCCGGCCCGGTGTTTCCGGCATAGTTAGCAAACACCTGCACACCCCAGGTCGTTCCGCCACTTTCGTAGAACGCAATGCCGACGTCGGTGAATGATCCCAGAATATTCGCCTTGTGACCCGGCGATTCCATCCAGCCAGTGTGCATCGTTTGCGCCGTTGGGTACCCCTGAGCCACATTCTCGCCAGCCTTATTCCAGCCCTGCGGGATCTGAGTCGAGTAGTTCGGATTATGGGCCATGGTGCTATTCGCGGCCATCTGTTTTGCCCAATTGAGCGCGACAGTATCCATCGCCGGATTGCGGATAAGCCCGCGCTGACCAGAATCCCATCTCGCTTGATTCACCAGAGAGTGAATCGTGTCAGCGGGGGCTGCACTTGCCGGCGCCGCTGTAGAGACAGGCAGCACAAATGCCGCGATGAGCAGGGCAAAAAGAGCGCTACTCACACGAGAAAGAGTGCGGCGTGAAAAATTCATTACCCAGCAAGTATCCGCAGATTCTCAGATTGGGCAACAGTCACGCCGCACTTCTCGGCTAAATCAGAGACTTCGTGTGCCAAACAGTCTTAGTTTCGGTCCACTGAACGATGCGTTCAACGGATGGTGCAGGAACTCCGACAACCGGCCCGGAGACGCGCTTAAGCGTGTCGGCAGCCGCGATCTGGAGATCAACCCACTCGAGCTGTTCCGCTCCAGCGAGATCGATACCGTTGACGTCCGCGTGACTGGCAAGCCACGGCGCGATCTCGGCCGGTGACCCCGTGAGGATGTTGACGACACCGCCGGGAACGTCGCTCGTCGCAAGAACTTCAGAGAGGCTGATCGCGCTGAGCGGTGCGCCCTGGTGAGCGATAACGACAACAGTGTTTCCGCTGACGAGCGCCGGAGCAATGACACTCACAAGGCCCAACAACGACGATGAATCCTGAGGCGCAACGATGGCGATAACGCCGCTGGGCTCTGGCGTGGAAAGGTTGAAGTACGGGCCAGACACGGGGTTTCCGTTTCCCGCCACCTGAACGTACTTGTCAGCCCAGCCGGCATACCAAACCCACGCATCGATGGCGGTGTCGACTTGGGTGGTCGCTGCCGGCTTTGAGAGCGCCTCTGTTGCCATTAGCTCGTCAATGAACTGCTCGCGACGACCCTCCAAGAGCTCTGCAATGCGGTAGAGCACTTGGCCGCGGTTGTAGCCAGTAGCACCCGACCAGCCGCTGACAGCAGCACGGGCGGCGACGACCGCATCCCGAGCGTCCTTACGGCTTGCCAGTGACGCGTTCGCGAGAAACACGCCCTTCTTGGTTGCTACCTCATAGGTGCGACCGCTCTCGCTGCGCGGGAACTTGCCACCGATGTAGAGCTTGTAGGTCTTAGGAACCGTGAGACGGGTCATTTCTTGCTACCTTTCGTGACGGCGGGCGCGGCCCATCCAGCGGATTCTAGGTAAGCGGCCAGTCCGTGACGGCCACCCTCGCGGCCGTAGCCACTCTCCTTGTAGCCGCCAAATGGCGACGCAGGATCGAAACGGTTGAACGTGTTAGCCCAGATGACGCCAGCACGCAGCTTGTCAGCGACCGCAAGTACGCGGGAGCCCTTCTCGCTCCAGATGCCCGCAGAAAGCCCGTAGGGCGTGTTGTTGGCCTTGGCGATGGCTTCTGCCGGGGTGCGGAACGTCAGCACGCTCAGTACTGGCCCGAAGACCTCTTCGCGAGCGATGCGACTTGAGGTCGACACGTTCGTGAAGATCGTCGGCGCGAACCAGAATCCGTTCTCGGGGATCGCACAGCCGGCGGTCCACCGCTCGGCACCTTCGGCTTCGCCGACATTGCTGAGTTCACGGATGCGGTCGAGCTGAGCTTTGGAGTTGATCGCGCCAATGTCAGTGTTCTTGTCGAGCGGGTCGCCCATGCGCAAGGTCGAGAGTCGCGCTTTGAGACGGTCAACAACTTCGTCGTGAACGTTCTCTTGAACCAGAAGACGCGAGCCTGCACAGCAGACGTGCCCCTGGTTGAAGAAAATGCCGTTGACGATGCCCTCAATGGCCTGATCCATGGGAGCGTCGTCGAAGACGATGTTGGCGTTCTTGCCGCCAAGCTCGAGCGTGACCTTCTTGCCGCTGCCCGCAATGGACTTGGCGATTGCACGACCAACACCGGTTGAGCCGGTGAAGGCAACCTTGTTAACGTCGGGGTGGTTGACGAGCGCGCTGCCCGTCTCCCCAGCACCCGTCACGATGTTGACAACGCCCTTGGGCAAGTCGGCCTGCTGCAAGATCTCAGCGAAAATCATTGCGCTCAGTGGAGTCGTCTCCGCTGGCTTGATCACGACGGTGTTGCCTGCGGCGAGCGCCGGAGCAATCTTCCACGCGAGCATGAGTAGCGGGAAGTTCCATGGGATTACCTGAGCAGCAACGCCAAGCGATTGCGGGTTCGGGCCGAGGCCGGCATAGTCGAGCTTGTCTGCCCAGCCGGCGTAGTAGAAGAACCACGCAGCGACGAGAGGTACGTCAACGTCGCGGCTCTCCTTGATCGGCTTTCCGTTGTCGAGGCTCTCAGCGACCGCAAGCTCACGAGCCCGCTCCTGCACGAGGCGCGCGATGCGGAAGAGGTACTTGCCGCGGTCTGCGCCAGAAAGCTTCGACCACGTGCGGTCGTACGCTTTGCGCGCTGCCGCAACAGCGACATCCACATCAGCGTTGTTGGCGTTGGAGATCGAGGCAATCTCTTTCTCGGTTGCGGGCGAAATGGTCGTGAACGCGTCTCCACGACCATCCACAAATTCACCATCGATGAAGAGACCGTAGTGCTTCTTCAGATGAAGAATCGAAGTCGATTCTGGGGCTGGCGCGTAGTCGAGAAAGCTTGGTGCTTTCGTCGTCAGAGCCTTGTTGTTTTCAGTCATGGTGTGCCTTAGTCGATCGTGACGTAGTCGGGGCCGGAGTAGTGGCCGGTGGTGAGCTTCTGACGCTGAAGAAGAACGTCATTGAGAAGACTGGATGCGCCGAAGCGGAACAAGTGCGGCTGAAGCCATTCTTCTCCGACTGTCTCAGCGACGGTGACGAGATACTTGATCGCGTCTTTGGACGTGCGGATGCCGCCAGCAGGCTTGACGCCAATCTTTTCTCCCGTGAGGAGGTGCCAGTCGCGCACAACCTCAAGCATGAGGAGAGTGACGGGTAGCGTGGCGGCCGGCGCGACTTTTCCGGTGGAGGTTTTGATGAAGTCTCCCCCAGCCAAGATCGCCAACCATGATGCTTTGCGCACGTTGTCGTAGGTGTTGAGCTCGCCGGTTTCGAGGATCACTTTGAGGTGAGCGTAGGTACCATCATCACGGCGGCACGCCTCTTTGACGGCAACGATTTGGTCGAAGACAACCCCGTACTTGCCAGACAGGAAGGCGCCACGGTCGATGACCATGTCGATTTCGTCTGCACCGTTGGCGACGGCTTCCTTGGTGTCCATGATCTTGATCGGCAACGATGAGCGACCACTCGGGAATGCCGTGGCAACAGCGGCAACGTTGATTCCGTTGTCTGAGCCGTTCGACCATGCCGAGCCAAGTGCATCTGCCGCGTAGGGAACCATGTCGCCATAGACGCAGACAGCAGCAACCCGTGGGGTCGAAGCATCCGAGGGGTCAGGCAGCATTGCTTTCGCTGCCAGGGAGCGCACCTTGCCTGGGGTGTCAGCGCCTTCAAGTGTCGTGAGGTCAATGAGCTTGATGATGGTATCGAGAGCCCACGCCTTTGACGTGGTCTTGATCGAGCGAGTGCCGAGACCGGCAGCACGCTGCTCGAGCCCAACTGCGTCGACGCCTGATAGCCCCTCAAGGTGAAGCTTGAGAGACTTTTCGGTCAGATCTGAACCGATGAGATTGACCGCGCGCTCAGCAGGAGCGAGCGCGATGGCCTGTTCGATTGTCATGTGGTTTCCTCCAGAAGGGCGTGGGCGGTGGCCTCATCGGTGACGATGACGGAACACAACCCACTCGTAACGACGGCGCGCGCGACGTCATGTTTAGCGTCGCCTGCGACGACAAAAATTGCGTGCTCTGCAGCACGGAGTTCATCAAGACCGATCCCTACCGTGCGCTCATCGAGCGCGGTGTCAACGATCTCGCCTTGGGCATCGATGTAGCGGCCGACAACATCTCCGACGGCACCTTGAGAAACAAGTTCATCGACATCCGCTTCAGTCAAGTAGCCACTGTCGACGTGCACGGAGCTTGCTCCGGCAACCCCGGCGCTATACAAATAGGCGGATGCCGAAGCACCGAGCGCTCGAACGCTCGCAACGGCGCGGTCACGTTCGATCGCACGTTTCGTTTCAACCTGTTCCAAGATTGCAGGGATCGGCAGCAGCGTTGCTTGACCGTGCCCTTTTTGTGCGATTGTGACGGCAGTCTGGGCAGCGGTGCCCTGCTTGCTGTTGAGGCTCACGCCACCGTTGATTTGGACGACCTGCACGCCAACGGTCCAGCCGGGAGCAAGGAGGCGGGCGACTTCGTCGAGCGTGCGGCCCCAGCTCACCCCGAGAGTTCGAGGAATGGGGCGCACTGCTGCGAGATAGTCTGCAGCGGCTTGAGCGACGCGAGGACTCACCTCTTCATCATCGGTTGGCAGCGGAACAACGACTGCATCCTTGAGCCCGAAGCGGTCTCGTAGTTGGCGTTCGACATCGAGTCGACGGGCACGAGGGTGAATGATCTCGATGCGTACGATTCCCACTTCACGAGCGCGCGTAAGGAGTCGACCGACCTTCCACCGAGTGATACCCAAGAGGGCACCTACCTCGTCTTGAGTCTTGTTCTCTTCGTAATAGAGCTCGGCAACACGCACAGCCAAGAGTTCGGTTGATTCATCCACTGTTGCCTCCTGTCGTCAACGATAGAGTCAGACACGCCAACTTGCAACATATGCGGGGACGTGTGCGCAGATGAGCAGCGCGCGCGAAGTGGTGATGCGCACATGTGCAGCAAACACCGTCAACCTGAATACCACTCGAACGCTCCTCTGGGTGTACTCGCGACCGCCTGCACCCAATAAGGTTGATGCCGTGACCACCACCACATCGAATCGTTATGCCCTCGCCATCGACATCGGCGGCACCAAAGTCGAGGCTGCCCTCGTCGACCCGAACGGCGTCGTTCTCGCGGCAAGCCGCTTCCGTGCCCCCACCGGTCGCGCCTCCTCGAGTGATCAACTC
Coding sequences:
- a CDS encoding aldehyde dehydrogenase family protein → MTRLTVPKTYKLYIGGKFPRSESGRTYEVATKKGVFLANASLASRKDARDAVVAARAAVSGWSGATGYNRGQVLYRIAELLEGRREQFIDELMATEALSKPAATTQVDTAIDAWVWYAGWADKYVQVAGNGNPVSGPYFNLSTPEPSGVIAIVAPQDSSSLLGLVSVIAPALVSGNTVVVIAHQGAPLSAISLSEVLATSDVPGGVVNILTGSPAEIAPWLASHADVNGIDLAGAEQLEWVDLQIAAADTLKRVSGPVVGVPAPSVERIVQWTETKTVWHTKSLI
- a CDS encoding sugar-binding transcriptional regulator, with amino-acid sequence MDESTELLAVRVAELYYEENKTQDEVGALLGITRWKVGRLLTRAREVGIVRIEIIHPRARRLDVERQLRDRFGLKDAVVVPLPTDDEEVSPRVAQAAADYLAAVRPIPRTLGVSWGRTLDEVARLLAPGWTVGVQVVQINGGVSLNSKQGTAAQTAVTIAQKGHGQATLLPIPAILEQVETKRAIERDRAVASVRALGASASAYLYSAGVAGASSVHVDSGYLTEADVDELVSQGAVGDVVGRYIDAQGEIVDTALDERTVGIGLDELRAAEHAIFVVAGDAKHDVARAVVTSGLCSVIVTDEATAHALLEETT
- the deoC gene encoding deoxyribose-phosphate aldolase; the protein is MTIEQAIALAPAERAVNLIGSDLTEKSLKLHLEGLSGVDAVGLEQRAAGLGTRSIKTTSKAWALDTIIKLIDLTTLEGADTPGKVRSLAAKAMLPDPSDASTPRVAAVCVYGDMVPYAADALGSAWSNGSDNGINVAAVATAFPSGRSSLPIKIMDTKEAVANGADEIDMVIDRGAFLSGKYGVVFDQIVAVKEACRRDDGTYAHLKVILETGELNTYDNVRKASWLAILAGGDFIKTSTGKVAPAATLPVTLLMLEVVRDWHLLTGEKIGVKPAGGIRTSKDAIKYLVTVAETVGEEWLQPHLFRFGASSLLNDVLLQRQKLTTGHYSGPDYVTID
- a CDS encoding aldehyde dehydrogenase family protein gives rise to the protein MTENNKALTTKAPSFLDYAPAPESTSILHLKKHYGLFIDGEFVDGRGDAFTTISPATEKEIASISNANNADVDVAVAAARKAYDRTWSKLSGADRGKYLFRIARLVQERARELAVAESLDNGKPIKESRDVDVPLVAAWFFYYAGWADKLDYAGLGPNPQSLGVAAQVIPWNFPLLMLAWKIAPALAAGNTVVIKPAETTPLSAMIFAEILQQADLPKGVVNIVTGAGETGSALVNHPDVNKVAFTGSTGVGRAIAKSIAGSGKKVTLELGGKNANIVFDDAPMDQAIEGIVNGIFFNQGHVCCAGSRLLVQENVHDEVVDRLKARLSTLRMGDPLDKNTDIGAINSKAQLDRIRELSNVGEAEGAERWTAGCAIPENGFWFAPTIFTNVSTSSRIAREEVFGPVLSVLTFRTPAEAIAKANNTPYGLSAGIWSEKGSRVLAVADKLRAGVIWANTFNRFDPASPFGGYKESGYGREGGRHGLAAYLESAGWAAPAVTKGSKK
- a CDS encoding CAP domain-containing protein, with product MSSALFALLIAAFVLPVSTAAPASAAPADTIHSLVNQARWDSGQRGLIRNPAMDTVALNWAKQMAANSTMAHNPNYSTQIPQGWNKAGENVAQGYPTAQTMHTGWMESPGHKANILGSFTDVGIAFYESGGTTWGVQVFANYAGNTGPAAPVAAQAPAAEEAPAPAPETSATTAPAPTATATPVASGHAEAAPGATLAPSSSSARNSENAETGSPSTLSPSAILASAYSKSSAPSWLITSVFCGILLLGAAAGFAVWRWRTRR